From a region of the Lentimicrobium sp. L6 genome:
- a CDS encoding zinc ribbon domain-containing protein yields the protein MSQKYVCPKCGNTSFETDEIRTTGGRFSKIFDVQNKKFTAVTCTQCKYTELYKGSTSTIGNVFDFFTN from the coding sequence ATGTCTCAAAAATATGTTTGTCCAAAGTGCGGAAATACTAGCTTCGAAACCGATGAAATAAGAACAACCGGAGGAAGGTTCTCAAAAATATTCGATGTGCAAAATAAGAAATTCACCGCTGTAACTTGCACACAATGTAAGTATACAGAATTATACAAAGGTTCAACAAGTACCATTGGTAATGTATTCGACTTCTTTACTAACTAA
- a CDS encoding DUF4831 family protein, producing MRKYLFLLMISFSLTSIAQVTTTKVTPLEDFSASNGTVYALPKASFRIDVWVEKAEHIKGPYAIYAKKLLGLETIIDYNSKSYSIKNVAIDAEIIADPEQLYFVNLGENSEKSDNIKYLQMNESGLFGGVTATAQTAAIENQNILIEEIIKGNKDFRYFADANLIEKTDTIIRRVDIDTSHIEKAIIKKYSVEKDMLQRAQDAATTLMEIRKNRFELISGYQEVAYSAGTMEIMNGELKQMEDDYLALFAGKTVLTDEHYVFYYSPTTDQPNIIAPVFKFSEQSGVDYLSASGGEKISLAIKSNGLAENMNDINTNSAVDGIVYRFPETAEVWVKYGSKEFDKQLMAIPQFGKLQKLHFNQNVMELHPTTGGLKLLEVRK from the coding sequence ATGAGAAAATATTTATTTCTTTTAATGATATCTTTTAGTTTAACGAGCATTGCTCAGGTCACTACAACTAAAGTAACACCACTTGAAGACTTCTCAGCTTCCAATGGTACCGTTTATGCTTTACCTAAAGCCAGTTTTAGAATAGACGTTTGGGTAGAGAAAGCTGAACATATTAAAGGCCCCTATGCTATTTATGCTAAGAAATTATTGGGATTAGAAACCATTATCGATTATAACTCTAAATCCTATTCTATAAAAAATGTAGCTATTGACGCTGAAATCATTGCCGACCCAGAGCAATTATACTTCGTCAATTTGGGTGAGAATTCAGAGAAGTCTGATAATATCAAATACCTGCAAATGAACGAATCTGGTTTATTCGGTGGAGTCACAGCAACTGCGCAAACTGCTGCCATTGAAAATCAAAATATTCTGATTGAAGAAATCATCAAAGGAAACAAGGATTTCAGATATTTCGCCGATGCCAATCTGATTGAAAAAACCGATACCATCATTAGAAGAGTGGATATTGACACTTCGCATATCGAAAAAGCCATTATCAAAAAATATAGTGTGGAAAAAGACATGTTGCAAAGAGCCCAAGATGCTGCAACTACTTTAATGGAAATCAGAAAGAATAGATTTGAATTGATTTCTGGTTATCAAGAAGTTGCATATAGTGCTGGAACTATGGAAATCATGAATGGCGAGCTTAAACAGATGGAGGATGATTATTTGGCACTATTTGCAGGTAAAACAGTGCTTACAGATGAACATTATGTATTCTATTATTCTCCAACTACCGACCAACCTAATATTATAGCTCCGGTTTTTAAATTCTCTGAACAATCTGGTGTTGATTATCTTTCTGCTAGTGGCGGTGAAAAGATTTCCTTAGCTATTAAAAGCAATGGTTTAGCGGAAAACATGAATGATATCAATACCAATTCTGCGGTTGATGGAATAGTATATCGTTTCCCAGAAACAGCTGAAGTTTGGGTAAAATATGGTTCAAAAGAGTTCGACAAGCAATTAATGGCGATTCCACAGTTTGGGAAATTACAGAAGTTACATTTTAACCAAAATGTGATGGAGTTACATCCTACTACTGGTGGGCTAAAACTATTGGAAGTTAGGAAATAG